In Rhodococcus rhodochrous, a single genomic region encodes these proteins:
- a CDS encoding TlpA family protein disulfide reductase, producing the protein MRPSTAGRWSLAALVVVIALIVAIWPRDRSDPPPATGSGPATSSAAPVDRRPQDDAQALAPLRETAALDPCPQPGASSPAPTGPLAGLVFECVGDGSSVDLAAALAGKPAVVNLWAWWCAPCAEELPVLQDYAARVGEEVTVVTVHTDPNESNALGRLADYDVHLPGVQDGSGRVQAAVGAPAVLPVTVLLRADGSVAAVLPIPFRSADEVASVVEEHLGVAA; encoded by the coding sequence GTGCGTCCTTCCACAGCAGGCCGCTGGAGCCTGGCAGCCCTCGTCGTCGTCATCGCGTTGATCGTCGCCATCTGGCCGCGCGACCGCAGCGACCCTCCACCGGCCACCGGTTCGGGACCGGCCACTTCCTCGGCTGCACCCGTGGACCGCCGACCCCAGGACGACGCGCAGGCCCTCGCCCCGCTGCGCGAGACCGCCGCGCTGGATCCGTGCCCGCAACCGGGCGCGTCCTCGCCCGCTCCCACCGGTCCGCTCGCCGGGCTGGTCTTCGAGTGCGTGGGCGACGGTTCCTCCGTCGACCTCGCGGCCGCCCTCGCCGGAAAGCCCGCCGTGGTGAACCTGTGGGCCTGGTGGTGCGCTCCCTGCGCCGAGGAACTGCCGGTCCTCCAGGACTACGCCGCCCGGGTAGGCGAGGAGGTCACCGTCGTCACCGTCCACACCGACCCGAACGAGTCGAACGCCCTCGGCCGGCTCGCCGACTACGACGTGCATCTGCCGGGTGTGCAGGACGGCTCGGGTCGCGTGCAGGCCGCGGTCGGCGCGCCCGCCGTCCTTCCCGTGACGGTGCTGCTCCGCGCCGACGGATCGGTCGCCGCCGTGCTTCCGATCCCGTTCCGGTCGGCCGACGAGGTCGCTTCGGTCGTCGAGGAGCATCTGGGGGTGGCGGCATGA
- a CDS encoding Crp/Fnr family transcriptional regulator, producing the protein MDEVLARAGIFQGVEPSAVAALIKELQPVDFPRGHVIFNEGEPGDRLYIIVSGKVKLGRRSPDGRENLLTIMGPSDMFGELSIFDPGPRTSTATTVTEVRAVSMDRDALKAWIDQRPEIAEQLLRVLARRLRRTNNSLADLIFTDVPGRVAKALLQLAQRFGTQEAGALRVTHDLTQEEIAQLVGASRETVNKALADFAHRGWLRLEGKSVLISDSERLARRAR; encoded by the coding sequence GTGGACGAGGTCCTGGCCAGAGCAGGCATCTTCCAAGGAGTCGAGCCCTCGGCGGTTGCGGCGCTGATCAAAGAGCTTCAGCCTGTAGATTTCCCGCGCGGCCATGTCATCTTCAACGAGGGTGAGCCCGGCGACCGGCTGTACATCATCGTTTCCGGCAAGGTGAAGCTCGGACGTCGTTCGCCCGACGGCCGCGAGAACCTCCTGACGATCATGGGCCCGTCCGACATGTTCGGCGAGCTGTCGATCTTCGATCCGGGTCCGCGCACCTCCACCGCCACCACCGTCACCGAGGTGCGTGCCGTGAGCATGGACCGCGATGCGCTCAAGGCGTGGATCGACCAGCGCCCCGAGATCGCCGAGCAGCTCCTCCGCGTGCTGGCCCGTCGTCTGCGTCGCACCAACAACAGCCTCGCCGACCTGATCTTCACCGACGTCCCCGGTCGTGTCGCCAAGGCGCTGCTCCAGCTCGCCCAGCGTTTCGGCACCCAGGAGGCCGGCGCCCTGCGTGTCACGCACGACCTGACACAGGAAGAGATCGCGCAGCTCGTCGGCGCGTCCCGCGAGACCGTGAACAAGGCCCTGGCCGACTTCGCGCACCGCGGCTGGCTGCGTCTCGAGGGCAAGAGCGTGCTGATCTCCGACTCGGAGCGTCTGGCGCGTCGCGCTCGCTGA
- the nth gene encoding endonuclease III: MDQVHASQSESPETAPRRVNGKARGPESRLALVRRARRMNRRLAEAFPHVYCELDFTNPLELAVATILSAQCTDVRVNQVTPALFARYPDARAYAEADRAELEEYIRSTGFYRNKANSLIGLGQALLERHDGEVPARLKDLVALPGIGRKTANVILGNAFDVPGITVDTHFQRLVRRWEWTDETDPVKIEHAVGALIERKEWTLLSHRVIFHGRRVCHARKPACGVCVLAKDCPSYGTGPTDPQTAAALVKGPETEHLLELAGR; the protein is encoded by the coding sequence GTGGATCAGGTGCATGCCTCCCAGTCCGAGAGCCCCGAGACGGCCCCGCGCCGAGTGAACGGAAAGGCTCGCGGACCGGAGTCGCGACTGGCCCTCGTCCGTCGCGCGCGACGGATGAACCGGCGCCTCGCCGAGGCTTTTCCGCACGTCTACTGCGAACTGGACTTCACGAATCCGCTCGAGCTCGCCGTCGCCACGATCCTGTCGGCGCAGTGCACGGATGTGCGGGTCAACCAGGTGACCCCCGCTCTGTTCGCCCGGTATCCCGACGCCCGCGCGTACGCGGAGGCGGACCGCGCCGAGCTCGAGGAGTACATCCGCTCGACCGGCTTCTACCGCAACAAGGCCAACTCGCTCATCGGTCTCGGCCAGGCCCTGCTCGAGCGGCACGACGGCGAGGTCCCGGCCCGGCTGAAGGATCTCGTCGCGCTGCCCGGCATCGGCCGCAAGACCGCCAACGTCATCCTCGGCAACGCCTTCGATGTGCCGGGTATCACGGTCGACACCCACTTCCAGCGGCTCGTGCGTCGTTGGGAATGGACCGACGAGACCGATCCGGTCAAGATCGAGCACGCGGTGGGTGCGCTCATCGAGCGCAAGGAGTGGACACTGCTGTCCCATCGCGTGATCTTCCACGGTCGGCGCGTGTGCCACGCACGCAAGCCGGCATGCGGGGTGTGTGTCCTCGCGAAGGACTGCCCCTCCTACGGGACCGGGCCCACCGATCCGCAGACCGCGGCCGCGCTGGTGAAGGGACCGGAGACCGAGCACCTGCTCGAGCTGGCCGGGCGGTGA
- a CDS encoding NUDIX hydrolase: MIPEWLRRVASVSPTDPHGLNPILNRRAPRDARVRQASVLVLFGGSSEADPIARGGLPADADVLLTQRAATLRQHSGQVAFPGGAADPEDYGAIHTALREAEEETGLDPSGIRPLAVLPELFIPPSGFDVTPVVAYWETPSPVGVVDPQEATRVVRVSLHELLDPDNRFQVRHRLGYQGPAFQVDGMLVWGFTAGVLAGLFAVSGWEIEWDHHDVRDLDVVLAELETGVVES, from the coding sequence ATGATCCCCGAATGGCTCCGGCGTGTCGCCTCGGTGTCGCCGACCGACCCGCACGGTCTCAACCCGATCCTGAACCGTCGCGCGCCGCGCGACGCGCGGGTGCGGCAGGCCTCGGTGCTGGTGCTGTTCGGCGGGTCGTCGGAGGCCGATCCGATCGCCCGCGGCGGACTTCCCGCCGACGCCGACGTCCTGCTCACCCAGCGCGCCGCGACGCTGCGGCAGCACAGCGGGCAGGTGGCCTTTCCCGGAGGCGCCGCCGATCCCGAGGACTACGGCGCCATCCACACCGCACTGCGTGAAGCGGAGGAGGAGACCGGCCTGGATCCGTCCGGGATCCGGCCGCTCGCCGTACTCCCCGAACTGTTCATCCCGCCTTCCGGCTTCGACGTGACCCCCGTGGTCGCCTACTGGGAGACCCCGAGCCCCGTCGGCGTGGTCGACCCGCAGGAGGCGACCCGCGTGGTCCGGGTGTCGCTGCACGAGCTGCTCGACCCCGACAACCGTTTCCAGGTCCGGCACCGGCTGGGTTATCAGGGCCCGGCATTCCAGGTGGACGGGATGTTGGTCTGGGGTTTCACCGCGGGTGTGCTCGCGGGTCTGTTCGCGGTGTCGGGGTGGGAGATCGAGTGGGATCACCACGATGTCCGTGACCTCGACGTCGTACTCGCCGAACTGGAGACGGGGGTGGTCGAATCATGA